In the genome of Elusimicrobiota bacterium, one region contains:
- a CDS encoding heme A synthase produces MVERDRARWLHRYSIFVAVACFILVIAGGLVTSTGSGLAVPDWPLSYGRFFPPMEGGVFYEHGHRLVAASVGFLTAILAFWLWFGQEKRFMKVLGVVALGMVISQAVLGGLTVLYKLPVPVSVGHALMGQVFFSLLTVIAALTKNSDRHHCPLFYDQWLRFLSLTSVGVVVVQLFLGALMRHAGAGLAIPDFPLAFGQVIPPLHDSLVRLHFSHRIGAMIVSCVLGATILYGLRRFRGDSSIRGAVLRLAVLLCVQVILGACTIWSAKATVMATAHVAVGALILAQSIVLTLSAFRDARSQSQAFPLTLQAVS; encoded by the coding sequence GTGGTAGAACGAGATCGAGCCCGTTGGCTTCATCGTTACAGTATTTTTGTAGCCGTTGCTTGCTTTATCCTTGTCATCGCCGGCGGCCTTGTGACCAGCACGGGTTCCGGTTTGGCCGTCCCTGATTGGCCTCTTTCCTACGGCCGGTTCTTTCCACCCATGGAAGGCGGAGTTTTTTATGAGCACGGGCACCGCTTGGTGGCTGCGAGCGTGGGTTTCCTAACCGCGATTCTTGCGTTTTGGCTTTGGTTTGGGCAGGAAAAGAGATTCATGAAAGTTTTGGGTGTTGTCGCCTTGGGGATGGTCATTTCCCAGGCTGTTTTGGGCGGTTTGACGGTTCTTTATAAGCTGCCGGTCCCCGTGTCCGTTGGCCATGCGCTGATGGGCCAGGTATTTTTTTCTTTATTGACCGTCATCGCCGCTTTAACAAAAAATAGTGACAGACACCATTGTCCCCTTTTTTATGATCAGTGGTTGCGTTTTTTGTCTTTGACATCCGTGGGCGTTGTTGTTGTTCAGCTTTTTCTCGGCGCTTTGATGCGCCACGCAGGAGCCGGTTTGGCCATTCCCGACTTTCCTTTGGCCTTCGGGCAAGTCATCCCGCCGCTTCATGACTCGTTGGTCCGTTTGCATTTCAGCCATCGTATCGGGGCGATGATTGTTTCCTGTGTTTTGGGCGCCACGATTCTCTATGGACTGCGCCGTTTTCGCGGCGATTCATCGATTCGGGGCGCGGTCCTTCGTTTGGCTGTTTTGCTATGCGTTCAAGTCATATTGGGAGCCTGCACGATTTGGTCGGCCAAGGCCACGGTCATGGCCACCGCGCATGTGGCCGTGGGCGCGCTTATTTTGGCTCAGAGCATTGTTCTGACATTATCGGCTTTTCGGGATGCGCGCTCCCAATCCCAAGCTTTTCCATTGACGTTGCAGGCGGTTTCATAA
- the cyoE gene encoding protoheme IX farnesyltransferase: protein MAAAAQEQQLAPAQELIRPGLSTVVSRLADYGELIRPRLNFLVVLTTLIGFQFGLEGEMPFLGLIHLLLATALLAGGSSALNQLIEQDTDARMRRTQGRPIPAGRLNSEQAFVFGMTLSVTGFACLVLASNWLTAALGALTWSSYLLAYTPLKKRTPWALYIGAVPGALPPVMGWTAAQGHLGLGAVFLFTILFFWQIPHFLAIALMHREDYGRAGLPLFPLIDPNLKRTGRHIVFATLALFGVSAAVAFCGLAGASYLSAALILGVVFGALAIACAREKTTLYARYLFLFSIVYLPVLLALLAFDKNV from the coding sequence ATGGCCGCCGCCGCTCAAGAACAGCAACTAGCGCCCGCTCAAGAGTTGATTCGTCCCGGCCTTTCCACCGTTGTTTCGAGGCTGGCCGATTATGGCGAGTTGATCAGGCCCAGGCTTAATTTTTTGGTTGTGCTGACCACCTTGATCGGCTTTCAATTCGGCCTAGAAGGTGAAATGCCTTTCTTGGGGCTCATCCATCTTTTGTTGGCGACCGCGCTTCTAGCCGGAGGCTCCAGCGCTTTAAATCAGTTGATCGAACAAGACACCGACGCCCGGATGCGCAGGACTCAAGGCCGCCCTATTCCGGCCGGGCGATTAAATTCGGAGCAGGCGTTTGTGTTCGGCATGACCTTGTCCGTCACCGGTTTTGCCTGCCTTGTTTTAGCCAGCAATTGGCTGACCGCGGCTTTAGGGGCCTTGACCTGGTCCAGCTATTTGCTGGCTTACACGCCGCTTAAAAAACGAACCCCCTGGGCTTTGTACATCGGGGCCGTGCCGGGCGCGCTGCCGCCGGTGATGGGTTGGACCGCGGCTCAGGGGCATTTGGGCTTGGGCGCCGTTTTTTTGTTCACGATTTTATTTTTCTGGCAAATTCCTCATTTTTTGGCCATCGCTCTGATGCACCGCGAAGATTACGGGCGCGCTGGGCTGCCGTTATTTCCGTTGATCGATCCCAATTTAAAGCGCACCGGGCGTCATATTGTTTTTGCGACACTGGCGCTTTTCGGCGTCAGCGCAGCGGTTGCTTTCTGCGGTTTAGCCGGCGCAAGCTACTTGTCGGCTGCGTTGATTTTGGGCGTTGTCTTCGGCGCGCTGGCCATCGCCTGCGCGCGAGAGAAAACAACGCTTTATGCCAGGTATCTTTTTCTTTTTTCCATCGTTTATTTGCCGGTTCTTTTGGCTCTATTGGCTTTTGATAAAAACGTTTAA
- a CDS encoding ABC transporter ATP-binding protein: MNNVVSDTTVDIHNLGFVYPLAKGFALDGFSLKVNRGEIVGVLGPNGSGKTTLFRLLSTSLAPQRGDARMSGFDLRNKCRELRLKLGVVFQRPALDQKLTVIENLLIQGNLYGLSGPLLQHRVKEALARFGLEGRGNDRVGILSGGLARRVELAKSLLHEPEILIMDEPSTGLDPGARLELWRCLKELSRERKTTILLTTHLIDEAERCDRVGLIDGGRLVVLGAPGELKSAVGGDVLKIESDLAQELCGEIKKRFAGEPRVIDGDVYLERERAHEFIPALMGALGSMIRSVAFSRPTLEDVFMHYTGRRLTADQG; encoded by the coding sequence ATGAATAATGTTGTATCGGACACAACCGTGGATATTCACAATCTCGGTTTCGTTTATCCCTTGGCCAAGGGTTTTGCTTTGGATGGATTCAGTCTTAAGGTTAATCGGGGGGAAATCGTAGGGGTCTTGGGACCCAACGGCAGCGGCAAAACGACTTTGTTTCGGTTATTGTCCACTTCATTGGCGCCGCAGAGAGGGGATGCCCGCATGTCGGGATTTGATTTACGCAACAAGTGCCGGGAACTTCGTTTGAAATTGGGCGTGGTGTTTCAGCGCCCAGCGCTCGATCAAAAATTGACGGTCATTGAAAATCTTTTGATCCAGGGTAATCTTTACGGGCTTTCCGGCCCTCTGCTTCAACACCGGGTTAAAGAGGCCTTGGCGCGCTTCGGGTTGGAGGGCCGGGGGAACGACAGGGTCGGCATTCTTTCCGGGGGGTTGGCGAGGAGGGTGGAACTTGCCAAAAGTTTGCTGCATGAGCCTGAAATTTTAATCATGGATGAGCCTTCAACGGGGCTTGACCCCGGCGCGCGCCTTGAGCTTTGGCGCTGCTTGAAGGAACTCTCCCGGGAGCGCAAAACCACGATTCTGTTGACCACGCATTTGATTGATGAGGCTGAGCGCTGCGACCGCGTGGGCTTGATCGACGGCGGCCGCCTGGTGGTTTTAGGCGCGCCCGGGGAGTTAAAAAGCGCCGTCGGCGGCGATGTTTTAAAAATTGAGTCTGATTTAGCCCAGGAGCTTTGCGGGGAAATCAAAAAGCGTTTTGCGGGCGAACCTCGCGTTATCGACGGCGACGTTTATTTGGAGCGTGAACGGGCGCATGAGTTCATCCCTGCGTTGATGGGGGCCTTGGGATCGATGATTCGATCCGTGGCTTTTTCCAGGCCTACTCTCGAGGATGTGTTCATGCATTACACCGGGCGCCGGTTGACGGCGGACCAGGGATGA
- a CDS encoding ABC transporter permease yields the protein MKAAFFLAAGALWRRELLRFYRDKSRVIGALVPPFLFWFLIGSGLNKSFRLPGAADSVDYLEYFFPGTVVLILLFTAIFSTISIIEDRREGFLQSVLIAPVPRSAIALGKILGSTTLALLQALPFLLLAPVMGFNLSAEAFWWGLTALILVALGLSSLGFCLAWMMESTQGFHAIMNLFLIPLWLLSGALFPASGASPWVALVMKLNPVTYGVAALQQTLLDPSTLGSLPSLGTCLASISLFNLAVFIAAVRIAQK from the coding sequence ATGAAAGCGGCGTTTTTTCTGGCGGCGGGGGCCTTATGGCGGCGCGAGCTTTTGCGTTTTTATCGCGACAAAAGTCGGGTGATCGGCGCTTTAGTCCCGCCGTTTCTATTTTGGTTTTTAATCGGTTCGGGTTTGAATAAATCCTTCCGCTTGCCCGGAGCCGCTGATTCCGTCGATTACCTCGAGTATTTTTTTCCGGGAACCGTGGTTTTGATCCTGCTGTTCACCGCGATTTTTTCCACGATTTCCATTATTGAGGACCGGCGTGAGGGTTTTCTTCAGTCCGTACTCATCGCGCCCGTGCCTCGCTCCGCGATCGCCTTGGGCAAGATTTTGGGCTCCACCACCTTGGCCCTCCTGCAGGCGTTGCCTTTTTTGCTGTTGGCGCCTGTTATGGGTTTTAACTTAAGCGCCGAGGCGTTTTGGTGGGGATTGACGGCTTTGATTTTGGTGGCCTTGGGCCTCTCAAGCCTGGGTTTCTGCCTGGCTTGGATGATGGAATCCACCCAGGGTTTTCACGCGATCATGAATCTCTTTTTGATTCCCCTGTGGCTTCTTTCGGGAGCCTTGTTCCCAGCCTCAGGAGCTTCACCTTGGGTCGCTTTGGTGATGAAATTAAACCCGGTGACTTACGGCGTTGCGGCTCTTCAACAGACTTTGCTTGATCCATCAACCTTAGGTTCCTTGCCCTCGTTGGGAACATGCCTGGCGTCGATCTCATTGTTTAATTTGGCCGTTTTTATTGCGGCTGTGCGCATTGCCCAAAAATGA
- a CDS encoding DUF420 domain-containing protein produces the protein MSLSMLPAFNAGLNATSAVLLVLGYLFVRRHHINAHRAAMGAAFITSTIFLISYLIYHAQVGSVRFQGQGPIRILYFAILISHTILAVVIVPMILRTLYLAVKKRFAEHRRIARWALPLWLYVSVTGVTVYLMLYRLNASSARFNGP, from the coding sequence ATGAGCTTATCAATGCTGCCGGCATTTAATGCCGGTTTAAACGCAACGAGCGCCGTATTATTAGTTTTGGGGTATCTCTTTGTTCGCCGTCATCATATCAACGCCCATCGCGCGGCCATGGGCGCGGCGTTCATCACCTCGACGATTTTTTTGATCTCTTACCTGATTTATCATGCGCAGGTCGGTTCGGTCCGGTTTCAGGGGCAGGGGCCGATCCGCATTCTCTATTTCGCGATTTTAATTTCGCATACGATTTTGGCGGTCGTCATTGTGCCGATGATTTTGCGCACGCTGTATCTGGCCGTTAAGAAGCGTTTTGCCGAGCACCGGCGGATTGCTCGCTGGGCTCTCCCCTTGTGGCTTTATGTTTCCGTGACGGGCGTGACCGTCTATTTGATGCTTTACCGGCTCAACGCATCAAGCGCGCGCTTTAACGGTCCCTAA
- the tatC gene encoding twin-arginine translocase subunit TatC produces MSDRVMTLTQHLTELRSRLWVIIAAFAAGAAAVYAWSPAILDYFSATMGPFIFLTPAGALLARLKIAAAGGFFLSLPVMLFELWRFVSLGLTSGERRLMAWFLPAAVGLFAAGAALAVFIVAPTAYRFLLSFGSEGLKPMITVEAYLAFALFLAFSFGLVFEMPLAVVALGKMGLISHARLAGLRKGIYLGILIAAAVLTPGPDIISQILLAVPTIVLFELSLFFLRWEGVGRSVAKEVFSEEAT; encoded by the coding sequence ATGAGCGATCGCGTAATGACCCTGACCCAACACTTGACGGAGCTGAGATCGCGGCTATGGGTGATTATTGCGGCTTTTGCGGCGGGCGCCGCAGCCGTCTATGCATGGTCCCCGGCTATTCTTGATTATTTTTCCGCGACCATGGGCCCTTTTATTTTTTTAACCCCCGCCGGAGCGCTCTTGGCCCGGCTCAAAATCGCGGCTGCGGGCGGTTTTTTTCTTTCTTTGCCCGTGATGTTGTTTGAGCTTTGGCGTTTTGTTTCCTTGGGGTTGACCTCCGGAGAGCGAAGGCTGATGGCGTGGTTTTTGCCCGCGGCTGTGGGCCTTTTCGCGGCCGGCGCGGCGTTGGCTGTTTTCATCGTAGCTCCGACGGCTTATCGTTTTTTATTGAGCTTCGGCTCCGAGGGTTTAAAGCCCATGATTACGGTTGAGGCCTATCTTGCCTTCGCCCTGTTCCTGGCCTTCTCCTTCGGCCTTGTTTTTGAAATGCCGCTGGCCGTTGTTGCGCTGGGGAAAATGGGGTTGATCAGCCATGCGCGCTTGGCCGGCCTTCGAAAAGGGATTTATTTGGGCATCCTCATCGCCGCGGCCGTACTGACGCCGGGGCCGGATATCATCTCCCAGATTCTATTGGCCGTGCCGACGATTGTTCTTTTTGAGCTGTCGTTGTTTTTCTTGCGCTGGGAAGGCGTTGGCCGGAGCGTTGCTAAAGAAGTTTTTTCCGAGGAGGCGACATGA
- a CDS encoding NAD(P)-dependent oxidoreductase, which translates to MTKETVLVTGACGFVGSHMVEHLLGKGYAVVASDHPRASLNGLKGRAPFVPIDLTKPETLEPLNQYSFQRVFHIAGLFDYTAPWQRLYEVNCLGTRNLLQALANNKSALKSVVVWSSGSVYGKSFRREPINENEPPQPINDYERSKLLGEQEALKFHQEQGLPVVVIRPAAIYGPRSRYGLAVPIFMIKKWLLRFIPGKGDFIGGYAHVDDIVGGAEFLSGRPEAVGQVFNISDDSNMSVGDSIMLTAKIMGAYMLPIHFPITPIKITAFIDQTVSRWLGRRPTLERDLIGYLDRDSWMDNTKLKGLGYQLKYPSLTKGLPEVIGWYKQQGWL; encoded by the coding sequence ATGACAAAAGAAACCGTTTTAGTGACCGGAGCCTGCGGATTCGTGGGCTCGCACATGGTGGAGCATTTGCTTGGGAAAGGTTATGCGGTGGTGGCCAGCGATCATCCGCGCGCCTCTTTAAACGGGTTGAAGGGCCGCGCGCCTTTTGTGCCTATTGATTTGACCAAACCCGAGACATTGGAGCCGTTGAATCAGTATTCGTTTCAGAGGGTTTTTCATATCGCCGGCCTTTTTGACTATACGGCTCCCTGGCAGCGCCTTTATGAGGTTAATTGTCTGGGAACCAGGAATCTTTTGCAGGCGCTGGCCAATAATAAAAGCGCTTTAAAAAGCGTCGTGGTCTGGAGCTCGGGCAGCGTGTACGGCAAAAGTTTCAGAAGAGAACCCATCAACGAAAACGAGCCCCCTCAGCCCATCAACGATTATGAGCGCTCGAAGCTTTTGGGCGAACAGGAAGCGCTGAAATTCCATCAGGAGCAAGGCCTCCCGGTTGTTGTGATCCGGCCGGCGGCCATTTACGGGCCCAGAAGCCGCTACGGCCTTGCGGTTCCTATTTTTATGATCAAGAAATGGCTGTTGCGATTCATTCCGGGCAAGGGGGACTTTATCGGCGGGTACGCGCATGTTGATGATATCGTGGGCGGAGCCGAGTTTCTGAGCGGGCGGCCCGAAGCCGTGGGCCAGGTGTTCAACATTTCCGACGATTCCAACATGTCCGTTGGCGATTCCATTATGCTCACCGCTAAAATTATGGGAGCGTACATGCTGCCCATTCATTTTCCGATTACGCCCATTAAAATTACCGCCTTCATTGATCAAACCGTCAGCCGTTGGCTGGGCCGCAGGCCGACCTTGGAGCGGGATTTGATCGGGTACTTGGACCGGGATTCCTGGATGGACAACACAAAATTAAAAGGCTTGGGCTATCAGCTCAAATATCCGTCTTTAACAAAGGGATTGCCCGAGGTGATCGGCTGGTATAAACAGCAGGGATGGCTTTAA